AAGGCCCACAAAATGACATTTTCAGTTTCTATTCCAAgcagacaatagaatttgcaatTTGAGAAGTGGGTGAGATGCTCATGTGGTTGACTATCTAGGATCCTCTTTTTGAGGTGTAGGCAACCAAGCATAGGGTCCATGCAATGGAAGGCACAAATGCTACATTAGGGCATATGATCATTTGATAAATGGCCCAAAAGCTACCTCAATGGGAACTAGCCATTTTCTTAGCTATTGATTGAATGGTTTGCCTTGTCTAATCAAAGCGATTGTTGAGAAGCATGGTAATCAATGGTGTAGTGTGCATGATAAACAGTCAAGATCTATAATTGTACCTTTTTCTTGTATTAAATTAATATGGGACAATCCATTTTAGTGACTACTGATAAGATGGCTAGAATCACCAATCAAAGTGATTCTTAAGAGTTATGATCAATCAAAGATGGGAATTGCATGATAGATCATAAAGGCAAATGATTACAACTTTTTGTGTGATCAATCTCAACCGTCAATTTTCTGAGTCATTGATCTAATGGTTATAATCTCACCCAATCAAAGTGTTTCTTGAGAGTTATTATTATTCAAAGAGGGGTTTACATGATTGACAGTTCAGATGAATGGAAAGACCTTTCCACTACAACCATTCTAGGCCATCCATTTTCCTACCCAATGATCGGATGGTTAGAATCACATGATCAAAGTGATTCCTAAGAGTTATAGTAATATTAAAGGTAGTTCCTACATGATACACTATCCGGATCAACAATCAAACCTTTTTCAACATTAttaatttaaaccatccattttcctaaatATTGATTGATGGTTAGAATCACCCAATCACAGTGACTCTTGAGAGCTATGCTTAGTCAGGGCAGGGCCTATGTGACAGACAGCCTTGATCATGATAGATCTTTTCTAGCATAATCaaatcttgattgtccattttctTAATCATCAAGAAAATGGTTTGACCACCTTATCAAAGCAGTTCTTGAGATTGTGGCCAATCAAATGCATTGTGCACATGACAGATGGTTCATATCAATTACCATACCATTTTTACTTTAATAAATTTGGACCATCCGCTTTCCtggccattgattggatgatcaaaATCACTTGATCAAAGTGAAATTCAAATTTATACACAATCAAAGGTGGAGACATGATAAACGGTCAAGATCAACAAATAGACAATTTTTTGTataatcaatctggaccatctatgTCCTTGGCCTTCGAtcaaatggttagaatcatccaatcaaagtgattatTGAGATGTATGGTCAATCAAAGGTGTAATCAATCCAGACAGTCCATTTTcttggccattgatcaaatggttagcaTCACCTAGTTGAAGTAGTTCTTGAAAGTTATTGACAATCGAGTGTAGGGCCTACATGATAGATGGaccaaatcaatggtcagatttttgCTGGTATGACAACTTTAGACCACCCATTGCTCATCCATTGATCAGATAGTTGGTGTTGGATTTTAGCTAGAAAGCAGCGGAAATTTAAGGGTTTTTCAAAATCCAATTAGATCAAATCAAGCCTAGGTCAAATCACAACAATCttaatggttaaaacaaaacTTCAACGATTGAAAACCTTCGAAaatccattaaaacctttttaagtGCCAGACTCAAAGGTCAAAACACTTTGATTCTCTAATCTAGTATATCCAGACATAAACATGTCCCAAGGCAAACTCAATGAATTCCTTATTAGCCCGTGCAAGAATCAACAAACCTGATGAATGTACCCAGCTACAGCCACTTTTAATGGCCACACAGTAACCTTGTAAAGAGAGCCAAAGCCGTCTAATCAGGATTGTGACCCTTACACGTCCTCGGGTCAAAATATTAATCATCAATCTATGCAACATTAAGTTTGACCATAGCCAGGTTAATGAGCCTCTAGACTAGTGACTTGAACTCTCTACCAACGAAAGTGTCCAAAGGTCCAACATGATCCTTTGACCACGGCACACTCACACTCCTGTGTGGGGGAAGGGAAATATATCCTTTTTTTAAGTATGTTTACGATAGCacaatggtccactctttggtgagaatgtttTCTTGGCCTATTTAATGATCTTATGAACCTGACAAGCGTAGACAATCCATTCTATGATACTCATCTCACAAATGCATATCtctaagcatttgacatcattccctcaagtaattttaagaaaaaaattgaaattaaatttgaaaaaatagCGTCTCCAATTTAAGGGACCACTCTAACGTCCCAACTCGGCCCAAAATTTATGCAACCTATGGACGCATCCCACTAAAGCATATCCCTAAGTATTCGATATCATTTGCCCCAAgtaattatataaaattaaaataaatttagatGAATAATCTCATTGATTTAGGGGACTACTGGAATGCCCCAAAATCGGCCCGAAATTCATGCGATCTATAGCAATTATctcactaatgcatatccctaagcatttgatataatttcatccaaaaaataactaaaaattgaaattaaactcGGATGAATAGTGTCACCGATTTGGGGGACCATTAGAATGCCTCTAAATTGGCCTCATATTTGAGCAATCTATGACATCCATCCCACTAATGTTtatccctaagcatttgacatcatctccccaaagaaattttaagataaaattgATAGTAAATTTAAATGAATAGTGTCACCAATTTGGGGCTAGTTAAATGCCCCAAAATCAGTCCAAAAATTATGCAATCTTtggcactcatcccactaatACAATGTGGCCTAAATTATGCTTATTTCATCTTCTGACTATCAAACCAGTGGACATTTACTGAACAGTGACAAATAAAAAATTGTCCAGCagtcatatttcaacaaacaagtgtccgcaAATCAACAGTAACAATCATTAAAATATCTGATTTGACACGGGTCCCACATTTTAAACGGTTTGGTTTGAtttaatgtatgccacatgtataatTTTTGAAGCGTGCAAGTATATCAGACGTAATGCGCAACTGGAGTATCATATGAATGAGTTTATAAGACTGTGGCTGACATGAAGCCACTTTTTTaaaagacgagagagagagagagagagagagagagagagagagacgttgcaaagaagaaaaaatgagaagaaaacgaGGGGGAGGTGGTATCATTTCAAGATCTAGGGTGTTGGAgaggattttttttctctcttgaagAACCCCTTTTTTTATGTGCATAATGGTCCAGGGCTGTTACACTAGTCTGCTACGGACCATTTCGGGCGCATCACGGCCGTTAcaatcccttctttttttttctgttctttttttttttttttggaacggGCTGCTACACCCCATAACATGTAACAGCCGAAACTATTTCCATCACGGCCATTATGTAACTGTTCTGGAATACCTTGATCTCGAGTTCCCAAGGACATGTAGAGGAGTCACTCCTCACTTGACCCGTATCTAGATATGGTTAAGGTGACACCACATATTAACTCTCCACCAAGGACACTCGGTCATCATGATCTACAACTAAGATCGTCCCTATCACATCCACATGGCCAGTGGATTAGGGCTCACAATGGTTTTTCAGGGCACAACTCTAACAATCTCCCGCTTGCCCTAACATCAATTTGTGCACTAATCCATAAGCACACAATGGACTAGGACTTCCAAGCCAAGAGGATTTGAGGAGTCATACTAGTCCTCTTATAGTCCACACTGTCTCTCCAAAGAGCAACGACAAATCGGCAATACTTTTGAACTCTCAATGAGAACAGGATTTTCATGTCAATCTTTTGTTATTCAAATGATATACAATTATACATTGTGAGGTTAATGATCAATCATAAACCACTAAAAAAGGAACAACTGCCAATCTTAATCAATTAGCAACACCAAGCATGACATATAAGACAAGATTAGACCAACCAATGTTCAGAAAATAGTTCAAAAACCCGACCCAAAATAATTCATTATTATAAAGTGAAAATACTAGGATGgttaatagatatttaaaatagtttGATCTACTTAAGTAATACAGAACGTGACACAAAACAACAAACGTTGTAAATACCTCACCGGTTAATATCGTTCCTCCCTTGGTTGACATTAAGGATTCAAATCTCATCCCCCACTCAATTCTTTTTAATAAGATCACTCACTCATAAGGTGAGTGTCTCAGTTCGAGTCACGCCAAATCGTGTTAAGTTGACTGAGCCATCAATTCAACTCAACGAGTCTCTTTGAGTCCAAGCTGAGTCAGGCCCAGTACCGAGTTTCCCagtgactcagctcaaaatctcGCTGAGTCAAGTTGACAAGaccaagtttcaagtcaagtcagtgagttttagaactatggttcaGAAACATAGGAGGAAAAGAAGATGAAATCAGATTTGAAGAAGTTGAAAACAACTGCTATCAGTCTTGGATGTAGAGTTGTCAACGTCCTAGCCTGGTCCTCAAAGTAGAACACACAGGTCCCCACtcacccacttttgtgcaagagcagggtcattcatcatgtaatGAAGTTCACAGATAGATAGCCAGTGGCATTTGGCATGGTGGTTGGAGATGTTAATTttattctttaaaaataaattcacAGATAGCGCAAAATGTAAACGTCAAACCTTTTAGGGCTCTGCTCCTGCACGATATCAGATGCTATCTCAGAAACATATTGCTCCCAATCCATGGGTGGAACAGCTTGATTATTGGTGAAAGGATACCTAAagcaaagcaaaaaaataaaactgACATCAGGAAACTGCAGGTTCTTAAAACAATTTACTCCCTGTGCCCTTGAAAACACAAGAAGAATTTCATGAAATATTCGCCAGCTATTTGCCACAAAACTTAACTGCTGCACCCGACAAGTCTCCAAAGATAATATTGCCCTTCTTAGACTTCGGTTCGATTGAGCTGCTATACGAGCTGCCACAGTAGCTGGAAGTTGTAGCCCTTCCTTCTTCCCAATTAACTCTAGTACTCCAATAACCTGGCATGAAGTACTACATTAGTATTCATCTGGCAAGGTATGCAGTGTTTTATGTATTGGTAATATCTCATCATGAATTGCACCCTAAGGCATACGAAATATCATGGAAAACTTCGAGaatatcacatgcatcatgtAATGAGTCGCAGTCTGAGGGAAACATTAGGGCTTAAGCGAaaaattatctctctctctctctctctctctctctctctctctctctctctctctctctctatttttccatttttcgGTGGTTTCAATGAGTGGATGATCAGATGGTTACTATTTCACAACTAACCCTTTGATTTATCCTAACTATTGTGCATTATCTAGAATGGGAAATTTGCAAACAGTTGAGATCACTAGCATGAAATGCCAGAAAAGCTCGCTGAGAATGATTCTTTTGTTATTgattaacaaaaaaatttaaactCTCTTATAGAGAATTGTCACTACTTCAAGGAGAGCCCACGCATCTAATCTGTTTCTACTATAATGAGGCCTAGGGTGTTTCAAAAAGCCTTACCAATTAAAGCTTTTATTTAGACATTAAACATAAATCAACGAGAAGAACTCAAAAAAAATAGAGTTCGTCTTAGCGTGCTACAATTGTTGGATCATGGATGTGAAACATTCATAAGATAAAGATCCCTGCTGTTGTGATATCATTAACTCTTGAAGATTGCAATTGACAAGAATGAGATGGAATCATTTGCCAAGACTATTGGCccttgaaaaaataaatggagaaTCAGGAAATGCCAGATTTGGAGTGAGAAAAAACAGTCCTGTATATGATGGGAATGTAAGACAACAAATAAAAACAATTAATACCCCCTTCATCCTAACTAAACAAACAATGACATGTAACTCAAAAATGATATCTGCTTTGGGGATTGTAGGTTCATTCTTAAGTGTTACAAACTGTTCCATGACAACCGACCAGAAATGCATGAATACGATCTCAGAGAGTTAGACATTGAATTTCACATCAACCTGTTCTTCTGTTGGAGCATTAACTCGCACGTTCAAACAACGAGATCGGACTGCTTCAGTTACTTTTGAGGAGCTGTTGCAGCACAAAATTAACCGACAAGATGCACTGTATTTTTCCATTGTCCTTCGGAGAGAATGCTGAGCTTCTCTTGAGAGCTTGTCAACTTCATTAAGCACCAATACTGccacacatacacatatctatCAGATATATGTAAACTCGTAAACAGTTCTGGCACTGTCACGGGAAAGCATATTTCAACATTCCTTATCAAAGCACATGAAAAGTTGAGATGCAGATAATTACAAAAAAGAGGCACTCAGAAGAGCCATTAGACAGACATTCAATAAAAATAAACCAAGCCAAATTCTCACATCATACAATATGGATTCAAGCATGCACTAGAAAAACCTATATTTGTTGATAGATGATTACAGAAGAAACCAACAGATTTACAAAATGATCACTTCTCAGTGGACCAATTAAAAGTCTGTCCCCATATTTACAGTGATTCTTAATTTGGCCACTCGCAAAAGGAAAGGCAGTTTGACAATGTCTTATTCTTCAGATGCAGcaagttcttcttctttttccttttccattttgTTATCCTTTGAACCCCAATGTGTATCAGAAGAAACAGGTCCAGAATAATCAGGCATGCACATATATATGTCCTCATAATATTGTTAAAATGACATTTAAAAACATATATAAGAAGAGAAATTAACTACCACTCACAATAGCTAGCAACAGGACAAAAACTGACCAACAGGAAGTGAACCATGACAATTCCAATCCCATCAGCTACAGAAAAGGCAAGGCAATCTATGTAACCATTGGGCAGAGAAttattttctctattttaatttgcAGAAGTACCTTTAAACCCCTTTTTCCCTTTTGTGTCGATCGGTCTGTTTTTTGCCATCTCTTTGATAATCTCCTGAACGATATAGCGATCTTGGAAGCCCGCATCACTGGGATTCAGTTCTACATGGTGTGTGCTTGACAATGTGGTCAATTCCAAATCAATCGTTCTAGTTCCAGCCTGCATAGAGAGCCATTCACAAGACCTTGTGGTGATAATTGAAACGCTTCCAGGAAATGGCAAGTTAGCAACTATTTAAACCAAGCTCCCACAAAAAACTTGAACAGTGAATCACTTATGGGTGGtcccactcaaactgaaagggagattttataggatggcCATAAGACCAGCCATTCTTATGGGACAGAATggtgggcagttaaggaacaacatgttcataggacaagtgtagctgaaatgaggatgttgacatggatgagtggcaagacaaggaaggatagaattagaaatgaatgcatacaagacaatttaggagtagcacgaataggtaataagatgagggaatgtACACTtatatggtttggtcatgtgcaacagagaccaagacctatgccggttaggagtgagttggtacaggtTGAAGGCACTAAAAGGACAGGGGGAtggcccaaaaggacatgtgtggaggtagcaagaaaaagacttgatgacctatggtctaactgaagttatgacccttgatagagtggaatggtggaaaaggattcatgtagccgaccccaattagttgagatgaggcttaaatgaagaagatgatgatgacctAAATTCCTGAAATCTTACAAATCGATCCAACCCACCCACCACCACAGAGGCATTCACAAACACTAAAAACCTACTTTCTGCCTTGCAatcaacaagcttccaaagctGGAGAGAAACCATAACCCAATTATCCaaaccaaacaaggaaaataGCGAAAATGTGAAAATCCAGGACCAAATTACCTCAACTTTCCATATCTTGTTCTCAATCTTCACCTGCAAACAACGGAAAACTGATCAATCACTAAAGGAAAGAGATCGACAAAATCCGAAAAGCCTCACGCTCCAACAAAAcccccaaataaaaaaataaaataaaagaaagaggaaaatcaAACCTTTTCAGCACCGGGCCCGAACATCTGCTTGATGAGTGCCATGATTAGGGTTTTCTTGCCGGAGCCAGGTGGGCCGTAGAAGAGGAGATGAGGGCAGTCCTGCTCCGACACCTGATTTTATTCcataataaagaggaaaaaaaaaaaaacctagaatgAGAAGAGATGTAACGATGTAAGAGGAACAAAAAccgaaagatgaagatgaagaaagaaaatatacaagtttcttgaggtttttggCAATGTCTTCGTGGACGATGCTGATCTTGTCTAGGGTTTTTGGTCGATACTTGTCCACCCACagcatctttcctttctttcctaggaactctagagagagagagggagggctcCAGCTGCGGTGGAGAGGAAGAAATGGCGGGAAGAGAAGAGAAAGGGCTACGCCCGCCTTTTGGACATGGATTGCAATTTTGGTAAACACTGGTTtagattgaaaacttctttgtggtcacagaagttttggatcaatctgatatttgttttttcccttcatccaggtctgtgtgaccttatgaacgggttggatggcaaattaacatcatggtgggcctttagGAAGGATTCAACGGTCAGAATCATTGTGTCCAGTactttccgtggtgtggtccacatgagatttagatttgtttatttttaggatcttgtcataaaatgatctcgcaaagtggataaacggtttggatacgatacatacatcacggtggggcgtACAGAACTTGATGACTCCAACACCATCGGATCGGTGCTGTGCGGTACATCACGCAATCTGCCGGAGAGTAACGAGGGTGTTGGGTGGGTCTAGAGCTGGGCAATCATGACCCGTTCTGTTGGATCGGACCACAtcaaacccgatccgaaccgattcGACAGCCTGGATCGGTGTGGATCAAGTAGGGTAGTCCAGATCCAAAAGTGATTCGGGTCGAGTTCGAATCCATACCTACTTGGACCGATCTGATCCGTAATCAGATTCGATCCGATCTGACCCGATCTggagatgtatgtatttcatccattccattcatccattttacggatcattttaggacttttatacaaaaataaaaaataaataaataaaatttgataaggatataaatctcaagtggaccacaccacaggaaaataataatgattggatatccacctttataatcctcctaaggcccattgtaccgtttatttgacatataatcggttgattaggtcataaggacccagatggagggaaacaataaatatcagcttgatcaaaaacttttatggcctccaaaatgtttttaatggtcaacgttcattcaacaatatttcttataatgtgatccacttgagatttcaatatacctcatttttttttctcatgacataaaataatctataaaaatagatggagggcatggatgaaacaaatacatcatggcggggcccacagagcacctactaCTAGCCATTGgtcggtggcaaggggagtagccagtccattTCTAGAGTCTGGCGCTCCTCGAGTTCTGAGTTGTActaacagttcaaaggagattaaagttatttgggcccacaatgatgtatttatgatATCTACATCGCTCCTCGAGTTCTgagttgtactaacggttcaaaggagattaaagttatttgggccctacagtgatgtatttattatatctacatcgttcatatatttttagagatcattatagagaattatccaaaaaatgaataatattcaaagatcatctagaccacaccacaaataacagtagagaatgattttcaccgttaaacaattcgtgtggttcacttgatagttagatctatcttatttttcatctcaagccttaagaggagctcgccaaatggatggacagtttagatataacacataccccatgatcagacccacataataCAGAAGTCATTATGTGGAAACTGTGCTTGCTGCAAGTCACTGCAATTTCCTGCGATGCACATCAAAAGTCCGGTAAAAACGTGTTTGAGGTAGATTGAAAGTTCTTTCAaagccacgtggggcccaccttgatgtatatattttatctaagccgttcatccattttgacatattattttaaGCCTTGAGCACAAAAAGGCGGTATATTAAAGGCTAACCATGTATCAGATCAGTctgagtcaggtgacccggattcggtgtcggatcggatcgagtttggatcaAGCCATTGGGATTTCGAATCAGATCGAGTTAGACGTAATCCGATCTGATCAAGACCGATGCCAGCTCTAGGTGGGTCTGttataatgtttatgtgaaatccacccggaTGATTAAGTGTGTACCCCATTTTTCGGCCAGTGCCAAAATATCAGACAAATCCCtgattcaggtagaccacacggTTTCAAAAATGTACGgacaatcctcaccatccaaattATATCTTGTTGTATACCATCCAAATATGGTATAAGCCCGAAATTTTTGGGCCCAATGTCTAAATTTTGGCGCATCATCTAATGAgaggagtggatttcatataatcatcaccgTGGGACACTTAAAAATCATAGGCGACGTCTCTCTTCCAACTTTTTCTTGGAGTGGCCTGCCTGGTGAACTCTATTTTTTTGGCACGAGCTCGATGGTGGATTACCTATCTAATAAATAGAGTAGGTTTCACAAACACACCGCACACATTATGCCTGGCTTATAAAAAAATAATGGTTTTGCATCTCACGGAAAGCCAAAATCCAGGAGGCTGAAAAATCAAGCTAACATGTGATTCATGTGTGCcgcatgaaaggaaacaattgaAAGAGATGTTCCCCTTGGATTTTTTATGGCCTACTGTGATTATTATATGAAAtgcactccaactattagatgacACACCAAGATTTAGGCGTAGGGcctaaaaattgggcccataagTAACTCAGGTGAGGCCACAACCAAATAAAAGTTTGTAGGGTAAGTGTGTCTCTTTACATTGTCATCattacatgaaaaaaaaagaactgaaaaATTTGACAGCATTTGTCCTTGAATGCATTTTTCAGTGTGCTCACTTTcggcgttctctctctctctcggctcaCTCCCTCTCTCGGTGTTCTCTACATTGCGGTAAGCCCCAGACCCATGTAACACCCATGGAAACCAAAGTATTATCTTGAAAAAATATAACACACATGAGATTCACACCAATGAGCATCACAGATGCGGTGGAGAAAAGTAGTTTGTATAAACCGCTTAGAAATTACAATTCCACCTAGCAAGGGACTCGGTACAAACCCAAAATATCAAATGTCAATAAAGCAACTGCATATCGAAAAAATACTAGGAAGCTATTGGTTGAGTTTATAGAGCTCAGCCACATGCTGGTAGGGCTCCTCATTGTCGGGTTCCTCCCTCTCCACAACTGAAATGTACTAAGGATCTACCTCGAAATCTTCACTTTCTAGTGTTACAAATGCATTatctgtacggttgtatattccaaggaatgagtggccagctcaataTAAATTCCaatcaagattacacaccatcaTACTAATCAAGCATAGTTTTAAAAAACTCATACAAAGCACAACATATTGCGATCTTAATAAAAAATGTGTGAATGTATACATATGCACATTAGCCTAGGAATGCACATCCAACTAGCTTAGGCAAAACCCATGAGTGGGGCAATGCCCGCATGCAATATCAAATGGctagtcaccagcgaaagtacgaCAAGTAAAGGCTCATGATGACTAGCTCACAACCTAGTTGGCCGATCGATAGTGGTATAGAAACCAAAGAAATTACCTTAAGGAGAGTACATGCTACCACAACATCCATACTAGCCACTCGATAGccgaatgctatgaatgcatgattggTTCAACCTTCATTAGTCCAATTTACATACAATCAAATATGTTAACCCTTTTAACTGGTGGCCCTTTAGGTCAGTGATGACAAGATAAATCCCCATTATACTTCCTTCGCGATTGCCGTCACCGACACAACTAGGATTTCAATCCACTTGTCATTTATAGTAAGGAAGTCCATTCGAGGGTGCAAATGAGATTCATCCCACAAGCCATATTGGCATAAAATGTCCTTCAAACCATTTTCAATGACCAAGGCCACTAGTTTTAGGTTCTACTATACGTAGCGTACATAGGTATCCACAACACTTAAGTTTGCATTCTAATCACAGTCTTCCATGTATGAGTTGAAATTCATACCAATTAGATGACAAATTAAACTCCATAAATAACCCCCAAGTTTCAAGATTGTGTTCCAATTGCCACATTATAATAAGGGAGAACCCCAAGTTCCCCATTCTTTAATCCTTTAATATTCAAACTCATGCATCCCAAAGCATGTGAGAATTCCTCCCCATGTAAATCGTACTAGATTAGGTGTTCATGTGCAACATGAGAGTGCTTGCATTAAACAAGGTTTAACATATGATTAAAGGAGCACAAGTAGGCACGAAATAAAAACTAATATATGGTTCAAAAATAATCAATTGTCAGGAAGAATGTCATGTTTAAACTATTGCTTAATCTAACATGAAGCTGGAAAGCTCAATGGGAAAAATCATCCCCTTATGAGTTGAATCCTCCTGACTCGAATGCACCTAACGTATGAAGTTTAAGGACAACCTATGTATCCTACATTCCATTCAAATCATCCACACTTAATCttaaatacatttttaattaacaTCCTAACCATGGGAATTCCAAGTTAAGTTTTCAATTTAATTgcatatttttttaaaggaagttTCAATGAATGACTTACTTGGCGGGGTCATCAAGATCACTTGTTTCAACTTAACTCAGACTTGGTTAACTTAATCGGTCATTGCTTCCGACCCAAAAGGCCAGTTATTGAAGCTGCAATGGGGAGACACCTCATGAGATCTTAAAGCGTTATATTCTTTGTAATA
This region of Magnolia sinica isolate HGM2019 chromosome 1, MsV1, whole genome shotgun sequence genomic DNA includes:
- the LOC131218282 gene encoding replication factor C subunit 3, which produces MLWVDKYRPKTLDKISIVHEDIAKNLKKLVSEQDCPHLLFYGPPGSGKKTLIMALIKQMFGPGAEKVKIENKIWKVEAGTRTIDLELTTLSSTHHVELNPSDAGFQDRYIVQEIIKEMAKNRPIDTKGKKGFKVLVLNEVDKLSREAQHSLRRTMEKYSASCRLILCCNSSSKVTEAVRSRCLNVRVNAPTEEQVIGVLELIGKKEGLQLPATVAARIAAQSNRSLRRAILSLETCRVQQYPFTNNQAVPPMDWEQYVSEIASDIVQEQSPKRLFLVRGKLYELLVNCIPPEIILKRLLSELLKKLDSELKHDVCHWAAYYEHRMRLGQKAIFHIEAFVAKFMSIYKGFLIETFG